A region from the Streptomyces lydicus genome encodes:
- a CDS encoding SIS domain-containing protein, translated as MAESDRSEALTGKYFDAAIDLLRQVRDGEGDRITAAGRLIADAVAAGGRVFAFGAGHSSLPAQDTVYRAGGLAVMNLLSVPGVVGVDVRPATLGSALERVDGLAGAVLDTSPLEAGDVLVIISLSGRNALPVEMARNARALGIKVIGVTSVAYADATTSRHASGSFLKDHCDLVLDSRIPVGDAELTLAGIDAPFAPASTVVTSAIMQAMVATAAGTLAERGIDPPLLRSGNVDGGHDWNARVMSEYADRIFYRQ; from the coding sequence ATGGCTGAGAGCGACCGGAGCGAGGCGCTGACCGGGAAGTACTTCGACGCCGCGATCGACCTGCTGCGACAGGTCCGCGACGGCGAGGGCGACCGGATCACCGCGGCCGGGCGGCTGATCGCGGACGCCGTCGCGGCGGGCGGCCGGGTCTTCGCCTTCGGCGCCGGGCACTCCTCGCTCCCCGCGCAGGACACGGTCTACCGCGCGGGCGGCCTGGCGGTCATGAATCTGCTGTCCGTCCCGGGCGTGGTCGGCGTGGACGTACGGCCCGCGACGCTCGGCAGCGCCCTGGAGCGGGTCGACGGGCTGGCCGGGGCCGTCCTGGACACCAGTCCGCTGGAGGCGGGCGATGTGCTGGTGATCATCTCGCTCTCCGGACGGAACGCGCTGCCCGTCGAGATGGCGCGGAACGCCCGCGCCCTCGGCATCAAGGTCATCGGCGTGACCTCGGTGGCGTACGCGGACGCGACCACGTCCCGGCACGCCTCGGGCAGCTTCCTCAAGGACCACTGTGACCTGGTGCTGGACAGCCGGATCCCGGTCGGCGACGCGGAGTTGACGCTGGCGGGCATCGACGCGCCCTTCGCCCCCGCCTCCACGGTCGTCACCAGCGCGATCATGCAGGCCATGGTGGCGACGGCCGCGGGCACCCTCGCCGAACGGGGCATCGACCCGCCGCTGCTGCGCTCGGGGAACGTCGACGGCGGGCACGACTGGAACGCCCGGGTGATGAGCGAGTACGCGGACCGGATCTTCTACCGGCAGTAG
- a CDS encoding PAS domain-containing protein, translating to MDAALVAFAADGTVTHWNHEAERILGWTTTEAVGRTGLAGWAVRREDADEIDAALTAAMRSPGRQVQEFALLTKDGHRVLVRTQASAVRGPGGRVAGVYCAFSEVHTQMDLERSIALSEALFEDASWGVMLVDADLRPAVVNAHAARALGVGRTALLGRPLGELLAQGVDELECALQHVLAEGAPPAVAELWVTLRSEEAELPRRCWRSGFVRLASPLAEEPVPLGVAWLFQDITAAKRAEQDSSLLRFRAHQLHRAGRAAADCPDPAEAAAVHLDFALAGFADHGLVDLAATPAPEPYGAVAEDGPYEEVSKDASDAVPGAAPDAESDAESDAESDAESDAESDGDTGRRPRRSAPRLVRRLASPAGSPGPSERLPATGIPTPYVPGHPALQAYERGGSVRSSAGPASPEGWAAARNWPDGTVHGLCVVLRSRGRTLGVATFLRAPARRPFDRADADYAEEVAARIAAALDLAGAASL from the coding sequence ATGGACGCCGCCCTGGTCGCCTTCGCCGCGGACGGCACGGTCACCCACTGGAACCACGAGGCCGAACGCATCCTGGGGTGGACCACCACCGAAGCCGTCGGCCGTACGGGCCTGGCCGGCTGGGCGGTCCGCAGGGAGGACGCGGACGAGATCGACGCCGCCCTCACGGCCGCCATGCGCTCGCCGGGCCGCCAGGTGCAGGAATTCGCCCTGCTGACCAAGGACGGCCACCGCGTGCTCGTCCGTACCCAGGCCTCCGCGGTCCGCGGGCCCGGCGGCCGGGTCGCGGGGGTGTACTGCGCCTTCAGCGAGGTGCACACCCAGATGGACCTGGAGCGGTCCATCGCGCTCAGCGAGGCACTGTTCGAGGACGCGTCGTGGGGCGTCATGCTGGTCGACGCCGATCTGCGGCCCGCCGTCGTCAACGCACACGCCGCCCGCGCCCTGGGGGTGGGGCGCACCGCCCTGCTGGGTCGCCCCCTGGGCGAGCTGCTGGCACAGGGCGTCGACGAGCTGGAGTGCGCCCTGCAGCACGTCCTCGCCGAGGGCGCGCCGCCGGCCGTCGCCGAGCTGTGGGTGACGCTGCGCTCCGAGGAGGCCGAGCTGCCGCGCCGGTGCTGGCGCAGCGGCTTCGTCCGGCTGGCCTCCCCGCTGGCGGAGGAGCCGGTGCCGCTGGGCGTGGCCTGGCTCTTCCAGGACATCACGGCCGCCAAACGCGCCGAGCAGGACAGCTCCCTGCTGCGCTTCCGCGCCCATCAGCTCCACCGGGCCGGCCGGGCGGCCGCGGACTGCCCGGACCCGGCCGAGGCCGCCGCGGTCCACCTCGACTTCGCCCTCGCGGGCTTCGCCGACCACGGCCTCGTCGACCTCGCCGCGACACCCGCGCCGGAGCCGTACGGGGCGGTCGCCGAGGACGGTCCGTACGAGGAGGTCTCCAAAGACGCGTCCGACGCTGTGCCCGGTGCGGCGCCCGACGCGGAGTCCGACGCGGAGTCCGACGCGGAGTCCGACGCGGAGTCCGATGCGGAGTCCGACGGGGATACCGGCCGGCGTCCGCGGCGGTCCGCGCCCCGGCTGGTGCGGAGGCTGGCTTCCCCGGCCGGTTCGCCCGGTCCCTCGGAGCGGCTGCCGGCGACCGGGATCCCCACGCCGTACGTGCCGGGGCATCCGGCGCTCCAGGCGTACGAACGGGGCGGTTCGGTGCGTAGCAGCGCCGGTCCCGCCTCGCCCGAGGGCTGGGCGGCCGCCCGCAACTGGCCGGACGGCACCGTGCACGGACTGTGTGTGGTGCTGCGCAGCCGGGGCCGCACGCTCGGTGTCGCAACGTTTCTGCGGGCGCCCGCGCGCCGCCCCTTCGACCGGGCGGACGCGGACTACGCGGAGGAGGTCGCGGCCCGGATCGCCGCGGCCCTCGACCTCGCGGGCGCGGCCTCGCTCTGA
- the pdxH gene encoding pyridoxamine 5'-phosphate oxidase, with the protein MLQDEAVHPAEPHAETPDPSSMRAHYRAEGLVESDLAASPYNQFARWFKDATVAGLHEPNAMVVSTADAAGRPSSRTVLLKAFDDRGFVFFTNYNSRKGRELAENPAISLLFPWHPLARQVVVTGTAERIGRDETAAYFRTRPHGSQLGAWASDQSAPVASRAELEQAYEELAARYPEGEQVPAPPHWGGYRIAAETVEFWQGRLNRLHDRLRYVREHESWRVERLAP; encoded by the coding sequence ATGCTGCAAGATGAGGCCGTGCATCCAGCCGAGCCTCATGCCGAGACCCCCGATCCCTCCTCCATGCGTGCGCACTACCGCGCCGAGGGACTCGTCGAGTCCGACCTCGCCGCCAGCCCCTACAACCAGTTCGCACGCTGGTTCAAGGACGCGACGGTGGCCGGTCTGCACGAGCCGAACGCCATGGTCGTCTCGACGGCGGACGCCGCCGGCCGGCCGAGTTCGCGGACCGTGCTCCTCAAGGCATTCGACGACCGCGGCTTCGTTTTCTTCACCAACTACAACAGCCGGAAGGGCCGCGAACTGGCCGAAAATCCAGCCATTTCGCTGCTGTTCCCATGGCACCCGCTCGCCCGCCAGGTCGTGGTGACCGGCACCGCGGAGCGCATCGGCCGGGACGAGACCGCCGCCTACTTCCGCACCCGCCCGCACGGCTCCCAGCTCGGCGCCTGGGCCAGCGACCAGTCGGCCCCCGTCGCCTCGCGCGCGGAACTGGAGCAGGCCTACGAGGAATTGGCGGCCCGCTACCCGGAGGGCGAGCAGGTGCCGGCGCCCCCGCACTGGGGCGGCTACCGGATCGCCGCGGAGACGGTCGAATTCTGGCAGGGCCGGCTCAACCGGCTGCACGACCGGCTGCGGTATGTGCGCGAGCACGAGTCCTGGCGGGTGGAGCGCCTGGCGCCCTGA
- a CDS encoding citrate synthase 2 has product MSDFVPGLEGIIAFETEIAEPDKEGGSLRYRGVDIEDLVGKVSFGNVWGLLVDGAFNPGLPPAEPFPIPVHSGDIRVDVQSALAMLAPVWGLKPLLDIDEATARDNLARAAVMALSYVAQSARGPGLPMVPQKEIDTAETVVERFMKRWRGEPDPQHVKAVDAYWTSAAEHGMNPSTFTARSIASTGADVAAALSGAVGAMSGPLHGGAPSRVLGMIEEIERSGDASAYVRRALDAGERLMGFGHRVYRAEDPRARVLRRTARDLNAPRYEVAEALEKAALEELRSRRPDRVLATNVEFWAAIVLDFAEVPAHMFTSMFTCARTAGWSAHILEQKRTGRLVRPSARYVGPAARSPREIAGFEDIAPR; this is encoded by the coding sequence ATGTCCGACTTCGTACCCGGACTCGAGGGAATCATCGCGTTCGAGACGGAGATCGCCGAACCGGATAAGGAGGGCGGCTCGCTCCGCTACCGCGGGGTCGACATCGAAGATCTCGTCGGGAAGGTGTCCTTCGGCAACGTCTGGGGGCTGCTGGTCGACGGGGCCTTCAACCCGGGCCTGCCGCCCGCCGAGCCGTTCCCGATCCCCGTGCACTCCGGTGACATCCGGGTCGACGTACAGTCGGCGCTCGCCATGCTCGCACCCGTGTGGGGCCTCAAGCCGCTGCTGGACATCGACGAGGCGACGGCCCGTGACAACCTCGCCCGCGCCGCGGTGATGGCCCTGTCGTACGTCGCCCAGTCGGCGCGCGGTCCTGGCCTGCCGATGGTGCCGCAGAAGGAGATCGACACGGCGGAGACCGTCGTGGAGCGCTTCATGAAGCGCTGGCGCGGGGAGCCCGACCCCCAGCACGTCAAGGCCGTCGACGCCTACTGGACCTCGGCCGCCGAGCACGGCATGAACCCCTCCACCTTCACCGCCCGGTCCATCGCCTCCACGGGCGCGGATGTGGCGGCCGCGCTGTCCGGCGCGGTCGGCGCGATGTCCGGCCCGCTGCACGGCGGCGCGCCGTCCCGGGTCCTCGGCATGATCGAGGAGATCGAACGGTCCGGCGACGCCTCCGCGTACGTCCGGAGGGCGCTGGACGCGGGCGAGCGGCTGATGGGCTTCGGCCACCGCGTCTACCGCGCCGAGGACCCGCGGGCGCGGGTGCTGCGGCGCACCGCCCGGGACCTGAACGCCCCGCGCTACGAGGTCGCCGAGGCCCTGGAGAAGGCCGCGCTGGAGGAGCTGCGCAGCCGCCGTCCCGACCGGGTGCTGGCGACCAACGTCGAGTTCTGGGCGGCCATCGTCCTGGACTTCGCCGAGGTCCCGGCGCACATGTTCACCTCGATGTTCACCTGCGCCCGTACGGCCGGCTGGAGCGCGCACATCCTGGAGCAGAAGCGGACGGGCCGACTGGTGCGGCCGTCGGCCCGGTATGTGGGGCCGGCGGCGCGGAGCCCGCGGGAGATCGCGGGGTTTGAGGACATCGCGCCTCGGTAG
- a CDS encoding TetR/AcrR family transcriptional regulator has translation MGALTPARGPKQPQQERSRATRLKLLEAAVSCLAERGWSGSTVSVVAERAGVSRGAAQHHFRTREDLFTAAVEHVAEKRQGAVKAVARNLPPAGSVARTWIIVEELVGLYTGPLFRAALHLWVAASDEEQLRDRVTALEAKVGREAHRTAVALLDADEAVPGVRETVQGLLDMARGLGLANLLTDDTARRDRVVEQWAKIIDGLLAE, from the coding sequence ATGGGCGCGCTGACCCCCGCCCGCGGCCCCAAACAGCCCCAGCAGGAACGCAGCCGCGCCACCCGCCTCAAACTGCTGGAGGCCGCCGTCTCCTGCCTCGCCGAGCGCGGCTGGAGCGGCAGCACGGTCTCCGTGGTCGCCGAGCGCGCGGGCGTCTCACGGGGCGCAGCTCAGCACCACTTCCGCACCCGCGAAGACCTCTTCACGGCGGCTGTCGAACACGTCGCCGAGAAGCGGCAGGGCGCGGTCAAGGCCGTCGCCCGCAATCTGCCGCCGGCCGGCTCCGTGGCCCGCACCTGGATCATCGTCGAGGAGCTGGTCGGCCTCTACACGGGCCCGCTGTTCCGCGCCGCGCTCCACCTGTGGGTCGCCGCCTCCGACGAGGAGCAGCTACGCGACCGGGTCACCGCCCTGGAGGCCAAGGTAGGCCGCGAGGCACACCGCACGGCGGTGGCCCTGCTCGACGCCGACGAGGCCGTCCCCGGCGTACGGGAAACCGTCCAGGGCCTGCTCGACATGGCCCGCGGCCTGGGCCTCGCGAATCTCCTCACGGACGACACGGCCCGTCGTGACCGGGTGGTCGAACAATGGGCCAAGATCATCGATGGGCTGTTGGCCGAGTAG
- a CDS encoding enoyl-CoA hydratase family protein, whose amino-acid sequence MTDAPATTLVPRSHEHGITTLTLDSPHNRNALSTRLVAELGQALADAAADDATRAVVLTHTGGTFCAGADLSEATSGSAKDGPLGLARLLRSIVALPKPVVARVTGHVRAGGLGLLGACDISVAGPDTTFAFTEARLGLAPAVISLPLLPRLDPRAAGRYYLTGEKFGAAEAARIGLVTLAADDVDTGLAPVLDGLRKGSPQGLAESKKLVTAEVLAAFDRDTEALAEQSARLFGSAEAREGMTAFLERRAPAWAR is encoded by the coding sequence ATGACCGACGCACCCGCCACGACCCTGGTCCCGCGCTCCCACGAGCACGGCATCACCACCCTCACCCTGGACTCCCCGCACAACCGCAACGCCCTCTCCACCCGCCTGGTCGCCGAACTCGGCCAGGCCCTCGCCGACGCCGCCGCCGACGACGCCACCCGCGCCGTCGTGCTCACCCACACCGGCGGCACGTTCTGCGCCGGTGCGGACCTCTCCGAGGCCACCTCGGGCTCGGCGAAGGACGGGCCGCTGGGCCTGGCCCGGCTGCTGCGCAGCATCGTGGCGCTGCCCAAACCGGTCGTCGCCCGGGTCACCGGACACGTCCGGGCCGGGGGCCTCGGCCTGCTCGGCGCCTGCGACATCTCCGTGGCGGGCCCGGACACCACCTTCGCTTTCACCGAGGCCCGCCTCGGCCTCGCCCCCGCCGTCATCTCCCTGCCGCTGCTGCCGCGGCTGGACCCGCGCGCCGCGGGCCGCTACTACCTGACCGGCGAGAAGTTCGGCGCGGCGGAGGCGGCCAGGATCGGCCTGGTCACCCTCGCGGCCGACGATGTCGACACCGGCCTCGCCCCCGTACTGGACGGGCTGCGCAAGGGCTCACCACAGGGCCTGGCCGAGTCGAAGAAGCTGGTCACCGCCGAGGTGCTGGCCGCCTTCGACCGTGACACCGAAGCGCTCGCCGAACAGTCCGCGCGGCTCTTCGGCTCCGCCGAGGCCCGCGAGGGCATGACCGCCTTCCTGGAACGGCGGGCCCCCGCATGGGCGCGCTGA
- a CDS encoding 4-coumarate--CoA ligase family protein translates to MVSHASRTSHASPASHVFRSEYADVAPVELPIHEAVLGRAAEYGDRPALIDGLDGTTLGYDRLDHFSRRLAAAFAAAGVRKGEVLALHSPNSVLFPVVFYAASRCGAAVTTVHPLATEGEFAKQLGDSGARWIVTVSGLLDTARAAAREVGGIAEILVCDRAEGHRSVQDLVACTDPEPPVTLDPADDLAVLPYSSGTTGTPKGVMLTHRSIATNLAQLTPLVSSGPDDRVLAVLPFFHIYGLTALMNAPLRNGATVVVLPRFDLRQFLAAIEKHRITAVYVAPPIVLALAKHPLVADYDLTSLRYLVSAAAPLDAELAAACSRRLGLPPVLQAYGMTELSPGTHCVPLDAPNPPPGAVGKLIPNTEMRLVSLATGEDVPPGESGEILIRGPQVMKGYLGRPAETDAMIDPEGWLHTGDVGRADDDGWLYVVDRVKELIKYKGYQVAPADLEALLLGHDGIADAAVIGVVDADGNEVPKAFVVRQRGASLSEDEVIAYVADQVAPYKKVRRVEFLESVPRATTGKILRRELRARERSSTPR, encoded by the coding sequence ATGGTGTCCCACGCGTCCCGCACATCCCACGCTTCCCCCGCATCCCACGTGTTCCGCAGTGAGTACGCCGACGTCGCGCCCGTGGAGCTGCCGATCCATGAGGCCGTCCTCGGACGGGCGGCCGAGTACGGTGACCGGCCCGCCCTGATCGACGGGCTCGACGGCACCACCCTCGGCTACGACCGGCTGGACCACTTCAGCCGGCGGCTCGCGGCCGCCTTCGCCGCTGCCGGGGTGCGCAAGGGCGAGGTGCTGGCCCTGCACAGCCCGAACAGCGTGCTCTTCCCCGTCGTTTTCTACGCGGCCTCGCGCTGCGGGGCGGCGGTCACCACCGTCCATCCGCTGGCCACCGAGGGCGAGTTCGCCAAGCAGCTGGGCGACTCCGGGGCCCGCTGGATCGTGACCGTATCGGGGCTGCTGGACACCGCGCGGGCGGCCGCACGGGAGGTCGGCGGGATCGCCGAGATCCTGGTCTGCGACCGGGCCGAGGGCCACCGCTCGGTACAGGACCTCGTCGCCTGCACCGACCCGGAACCGCCCGTCACCCTCGACCCGGCCGACGACCTGGCCGTCCTGCCCTACTCCTCCGGCACCACCGGCACCCCCAAGGGCGTGATGCTCACCCACCGCAGCATCGCCACCAACCTCGCCCAGCTCACCCCGCTGGTCTCCAGCGGCCCGGACGACCGGGTGCTGGCGGTGCTGCCCTTCTTCCACATCTACGGGCTGACCGCCCTGATGAACGCACCCCTGCGCAACGGCGCCACCGTCGTGGTCCTGCCCCGCTTCGACCTGCGGCAGTTCCTCGCCGCGATCGAGAAACACCGCATCACCGCCGTCTATGTCGCGCCCCCGATCGTCCTCGCCCTCGCCAAGCACCCGCTGGTCGCCGACTACGACCTGACCTCCCTCCGCTACCTCGTCTCCGCCGCGGCGCCCCTGGACGCCGAGCTGGCGGCGGCCTGCTCCCGGCGGCTCGGCCTGCCCCCGGTCCTCCAGGCCTACGGCATGACCGAGTTGAGTCCGGGCACGCACTGCGTCCCCCTCGACGCCCCGAACCCGCCGCCCGGCGCCGTCGGCAAGCTGATCCCCAACACCGAGATGCGCCTGGTGTCCCTGGCGACCGGCGAGGACGTGCCGCCGGGGGAGAGCGGCGAGATCCTGATCCGCGGCCCGCAGGTCATGAAGGGCTATCTGGGGCGGCCCGCCGAAACCGACGCGATGATCGACCCCGAGGGCTGGCTGCACACCGGCGACGTCGGGCGGGCGGACGACGACGGCTGGCTGTATGTCGTCGACCGCGTCAAGGAGTTGATCAAGTACAAGGGCTATCAGGTCGCCCCCGCCGATCTCGAAGCGCTGCTGCTCGGGCACGACGGCATCGCCGACGCGGCGGTCATCGGCGTCGTGGACGCGGACGGCAACGAGGTGCCCAAGGCGTTCGTGGTCCGGCAGCGGGGGGCCAGCCTGAGCGAGGACGAGGTCATCGCGTACGTTGCCGATCAGGTCGCCCCGTACAAGAAAGTGCGCCGCGTGGAATTCCTGGAGAGCGTGCCGCGCGCCACCACCGGAAAGATCCTGCGGCGCGAACTGCGCGCCAGGGAAAGGAGCTCGACGCCCCGATGA
- a CDS encoding DUF397 domain-containing protein, which yields MSHIDDASTLAVDWWKSSRSDTGAQCVEFGIVDGESVAVRDSKNPNGPALLLSRTQVAGFVDAVSEGRFDR from the coding sequence ATGAGCCACATTGACGACGCCTCGACGCTTGCCGTGGACTGGTGGAAGTCGTCGCGGTCCGACACCGGTGCACAGTGCGTCGAGTTCGGCATCGTCGACGGCGAGTCGGTCGCGGTACGGGACAGCAAGAATCCGAACGGGCCCGCGCTGCTGCTGAGCCGCACTCAGGTGGCCGGCTTCGTTGACGCGGTCAGTGAGGGTCGGTTCGACCGGTAG
- a CDS encoding helix-turn-helix domain-containing protein, translating to MSAPTVRRRRLGTKLRALRDALGLKLEEVAEKSAGRINVPKLSRIETARSAAKPADVEMLLDLYGMDDEELRAALLALTREGARRGWWHSYRGVLSPVYEDLISLEAEATHVRTWQMGAIPGLLHTGEYAREIITATAMSAAVEGRIDALVEVRLARQSVLTREQPLDLWAIIAEGALRMRGIGEGVMHDQLSRLHSLSRRPNINIQILPTDSPPHVGQLGSFSVLGFEGHPDLDVVHTESLTSALYVEEREQVGVYQDAFERLRAAALPVEASADRIAEIRDQV from the coding sequence GTGAGCGCACCAACGGTCCGCCGACGCAGGCTCGGCACCAAGCTGCGCGCGTTGCGGGACGCCCTCGGCCTCAAGCTCGAAGAGGTCGCCGAGAAGTCGGCCGGCCGCATCAACGTTCCCAAGCTGTCTCGCATCGAGACTGCCCGGAGCGCGGCCAAGCCGGCCGACGTTGAGATGTTGCTCGATCTGTACGGCATGGACGACGAGGAGTTGCGCGCCGCCCTGCTCGCCCTCACGCGCGAGGGCGCACGGCGCGGGTGGTGGCACAGCTACCGCGGCGTACTGTCTCCGGTCTATGAAGACTTGATCAGCCTCGAGGCTGAGGCGACGCACGTCCGTACATGGCAGATGGGCGCCATTCCGGGACTGTTGCACACGGGCGAATACGCTCGGGAGATCATCACGGCAACGGCGATGTCGGCCGCTGTCGAGGGAAGAATCGATGCTCTGGTCGAGGTGCGTCTCGCACGTCAAAGTGTGCTGACTCGTGAACAGCCGCTCGACCTATGGGCGATCATCGCTGAGGGCGCACTGCGTATGCGCGGCATCGGCGAGGGTGTGATGCACGATCAGCTGTCGAGACTGCACTCACTGAGCAGGCGGCCCAACATCAACATTCAGATTCTGCCGACGGACTCCCCGCCGCACGTTGGGCAATTGGGGTCGTTCTCGGTCCTCGGATTCGAGGGACATCCAGACCTCGATGTCGTCCACACGGAAAGCCTGACCTCTGCCCTCTACGTGGAGGAACGGGAGCAGGTGGGCGTCTATCAGGACGCTTTCGAGCGACTGCGCGCAGCAGCGTTGCCGGTCGAGGCATCCGCCGATCGCATCGCAGAGATAAGGGATCAAGTATGA
- a CDS encoding ATP-binding protein, which yields MIPSSPEAPAAARRFVSEVLAQHTPNLTESTVDDVRLITSEMVTNAYRYGTEPGDSVLVVIVPAIERVRVEVHDPRRKRPEYKPESVTRARGRGLFILDALAKRWGVDDRPFGKIVWAEVAC from the coding sequence GTGATCCCCAGTAGCCCAGAAGCACCCGCCGCGGCCCGCCGCTTCGTCTCCGAGGTCCTGGCGCAACACACCCCGAACCTCACCGAGTCGACAGTCGACGACGTACGGCTCATCACCTCCGAGATGGTGACGAATGCCTACCGCTACGGGACCGAACCGGGCGACTCCGTACTCGTCGTCATCGTGCCCGCGATCGAACGGGTGCGGGTCGAGGTGCACGACCCGCGCCGCAAACGCCCCGAGTACAAGCCCGAGTCCGTCACTCGGGCCCGCGGTCGTGGCCTGTTCATCCTGGACGCCCTTGCAAAGCGGTGGGGTGTCGACGACCGGCCGTTCGGCAAAATCGTGTGGGCGGAGGTGGCGTGTTGA
- a CDS encoding acyl-CoA dehydrogenase family protein, whose amino-acid sequence MSNPVIETEEQRALRDAVAALGKRYGREYVTRVVAEGTHTDELWAEAAKLGYLGVNLPEEYGGGGGGIVELSLVLEELGAAGCPLLMLVVSPAICGTVIARFGTEEQKRTWLPGLADGSRKMAFGITEPDAGSNSHRITTTARKDGTDWVLNGRKVFISGVDIADATLIVGRTEDARTGRLKPCLFIVPRDTPGFGRSPIAMELAAPEKQFELTLDEVRLPAEALVGDEDAGLLQLFAGLNPERIMTAAFALGMGRYALGRALDYARTRQVWKEPIGAHQALAHPLAQAHIELELARLMMQKAAHLYDAGDDMGAGEAANMAKYAAAEAAVHAVDQAVHTLGGNGLTQEYGLASLITAARVARIAPVSREMILNYISHQSLGLPKSY is encoded by the coding sequence ATGAGCAACCCTGTGATCGAGACCGAGGAACAGCGCGCCCTGCGCGACGCCGTCGCCGCGCTCGGCAAGCGCTACGGCCGCGAGTACGTCACCCGGGTCGTGGCCGAGGGCACGCACACCGACGAACTCTGGGCGGAGGCCGCCAAGCTGGGCTACCTCGGCGTGAACCTCCCCGAGGAGTACGGCGGGGGAGGCGGCGGCATCGTCGAACTCTCCCTCGTACTGGAGGAGCTGGGGGCGGCCGGCTGTCCGCTGCTGATGCTGGTCGTCTCGCCCGCCATCTGCGGCACGGTCATCGCCCGGTTCGGCACCGAGGAGCAGAAGCGGACCTGGCTGCCCGGCCTCGCCGACGGCTCCCGCAAGATGGCCTTCGGCATCACCGAGCCGGACGCCGGCTCCAACTCGCACCGCATCACGACCACCGCCCGCAAGGACGGCACGGACTGGGTCCTCAACGGCCGCAAGGTCTTCATCTCGGGCGTCGACATCGCCGACGCGACCCTGATCGTCGGCCGCACCGAGGACGCCCGCACCGGCCGCCTCAAGCCCTGCCTGTTCATCGTGCCGCGCGATACCCCCGGCTTCGGCCGCAGCCCGATCGCGATGGAACTCGCCGCCCCGGAAAAGCAGTTCGAACTGACCCTGGACGAGGTCAGGCTGCCCGCCGAGGCGCTGGTCGGCGACGAGGACGCCGGGCTCCTCCAGCTCTTCGCGGGGCTCAACCCGGAGCGGATCATGACCGCCGCCTTCGCCCTGGGAATGGGCCGCTACGCCCTCGGCCGGGCCCTCGACTACGCCCGTACCCGCCAGGTCTGGAAGGAGCCCATCGGCGCCCACCAGGCCCTCGCCCACCCCCTCGCCCAGGCCCATATCGAGCTGGAACTCGCCCGGTTGATGATGCAGAAGGCGGCCCACCTCTACGACGCGGGCGACGACATGGGCGCGGGCGAGGCCGCCAACATGGCCAAGTACGCGGCGGCCGAGGCCGCGGTCCACGCCGTCGACCAGGCCGTCCACACCCTCGGCGGCAACGGCCTCACCCAGGAGTACGGCCTCGCCTCCCTGATCACCGCCGCCCGGGTGGCCCGCATCGCCCCGGTCAGCCGCGAAATGATCCTCAACTACATCTCGCACCAGTCACTGGGCCTGCCGAAGTCGTACTGA